One Spirochaeta africana DSM 8902 genomic window carries:
- a CDS encoding tetratricopeptide repeat protein yields MVSIFRSRICFLVLLLIAAVGCASRQPELARDYYNLGVGYLDQGNYSQAREYFARALDIDPGMTRASYNLARAQLLLDQPDQAVRTLQDLLQLDPDNTLVRETLAYAHGAAGDWQEAASVMSAIAEDQRVSLSGWLNYSVTLLELGRYQAAYDAAGRARAIDPEHTRAQVMLVIAAAYTPDLLDDHENDVDAVVQRVPESKAITLRLGEALEHAERYDAALLLYEAAARTHTAEGEVSFRHAELLIVAAEDQERAAAALSQAVSQGFADVERLQQLVTRLEVDVPEAIRDLINSGE; encoded by the coding sequence GTGGTGTCGATTTTCCGCAGCCGAATATGTTTCCTGGTGCTCCTGCTGATCGCCGCTGTCGGGTGTGCAAGCCGACAGCCTGAGTTGGCGCGGGATTACTATAATCTTGGGGTCGGGTATCTTGATCAGGGGAACTATTCCCAGGCTCGGGAGTATTTTGCCCGTGCGCTGGACATCGACCCGGGCATGACTCGCGCTTCCTATAATCTGGCGCGGGCCCAGCTGTTGCTTGATCAACCGGACCAGGCGGTGAGGACCTTGCAGGATCTGCTGCAGCTTGATCCCGACAATACCCTGGTTCGGGAGACGCTGGCCTACGCGCATGGTGCTGCCGGCGACTGGCAGGAGGCTGCTTCGGTTATGAGCGCCATAGCAGAGGATCAGCGGGTGTCGCTGAGTGGCTGGCTGAACTATTCGGTGACCCTGCTTGAACTGGGGCGGTATCAGGCAGCCTACGATGCTGCCGGGAGAGCGCGTGCGATTGACCCCGAACACACCAGAGCCCAGGTGATGCTGGTCATAGCCGCTGCCTACACCCCCGATCTTCTTGATGACCACGAAAATGATGTGGATGCTGTGGTGCAACGGGTGCCGGAGAGTAAGGCGATTACCCTGCGGCTTGGCGAGGCCCTGGAACATGCCGAGCGGTACGATGCGGCTTTGCTCTTGTACGAGGCTGCTGCCCGAACGCATACGGCGGAGGGCGAGGTATCCTTCCGGCATGCGGAGCTGCTGATTGTCGCAGCAGAGGATCAGGAGCGCGCTGCGGCCGCATTGTCGCAGGCGGTGTCTCAGGGGTTCGCGGATGTTGAACGGCTGCAACAGCTGGTGACGCGTCTTGAGGTTGACGTGCCGGAGGCCATTCGGGATCTGATTAACAGCGGGGAATAG
- a CDS encoding uracil phosphoribosyltransferase translates to MDKIILTASDLDGYLTDADKSALSDMDQLYAEALESSRVLATSQNESRLAEAKERLIKLYNDMGRRMQEVTQGEENIKVYSFQTPRSVHGEASRLIAKLRDVRTQQSEFVYYIQRAYELLFNLAFGDPEGHRKNHLIVKTPVTAPVQNFAVHKIPDVDAQIENSVMCVMLRGALLPSMIMSKEIQEYSSTGYVTPFALFKIRRDDSKKEANMEYILDLQRSYYSLADLDGKDLIFADPMNATGGSLVTIINYIKQQGIKPRSVQFFNVISSLKGTLQVVRAIEGAQVYTLWMDPVLNDMAYILPGLGDAGDRLNGSDQEEYPRNMIQLLADYGAQIANLYRSQLAKIEQTVLRVE, encoded by the coding sequence ATGGACAAGATTATACTTACTGCATCCGATCTGGATGGCTACCTTACCGACGCCGATAAATCAGCGCTCAGCGATATGGACCAGCTTTATGCAGAGGCGCTGGAGTCCTCGCGGGTACTGGCTACCAGCCAGAATGAAAGCCGGCTTGCAGAGGCAAAGGAACGACTAATCAAGCTCTATAATGATATGGGGCGCCGGATGCAGGAGGTCACCCAGGGCGAGGAGAATATCAAGGTGTATTCCTTTCAGACCCCGCGATCGGTGCATGGTGAGGCCAGCCGGTTGATTGCCAAGCTGCGTGATGTCCGCACCCAGCAATCCGAGTTCGTGTATTACATTCAGCGTGCGTATGAGTTGTTATTCAATCTTGCCTTCGGAGATCCTGAGGGGCATCGGAAGAACCATCTGATTGTAAAAACACCGGTGACCGCTCCGGTGCAGAACTTTGCGGTGCACAAGATCCCTGATGTAGACGCCCAGATTGAAAACAGTGTTATGTGTGTCATGCTGCGCGGTGCCCTGCTGCCGTCTATGATTATGTCCAAAGAGATACAGGAGTATTCATCAACCGGGTATGTTACCCCGTTTGCGCTATTCAAGATCCGACGGGATGACAGCAAGAAAGAAGCCAACATGGAGTATATCCTGGACCTGCAGAGGTCCTATTACTCATTGGCGGACCTTGATGGCAAGGACCTGATCTTTGCAGACCCGATGAATGCCACCGGCGGAAGCCTGGTTACCATCATCAATTACATCAAACAGCAAGGGATCAAGCCGCGCAGTGTCCAGTTTTTTAATGTTATTTCATCCCTGAAGGGAACCCTGCAGGTGGTGCGCGCTATCGAGGGGGCTCAGGTCTACACACTGTGGATGGATCCTGTTCTGAATGACATGGCCTACATACTTCCAGGTCTGGGGGATGCCGGCGATCGCCTGAATGGCAGCGATCAGGAGGAGTATCCCCGGAATATGATTCAGCTGCTGGCAGACTATGGAGCGCAGATCGCCAATCTTTATCGCAGTCAGCTGGCCAAAATCGAGCAGACTGTTTTGCGGGTGGAGTAG
- a CDS encoding porin family protein, translating into MQFSKKVTVIMLILFVVSASGAFAQAFNLRGGLNLANMYVTVDDDTESDDFKLGAHVGAALELELADVLALEVGSFLSNKGSVFKDGDFTQTISLWYLDVPVLLKLGVDVGGPKIFAAAGGYVGFGLAANVSAEMDGTSISADIDWGSDPGELNRLDFGATVGAGVEVNNVLLGAYYNHGFANMSNVDDVSMTNRFFQFSVGYKLEL; encoded by the coding sequence ATGCAATTCTCAAAAAAAGTAACAGTGATCATGCTGATCCTGTTCGTGGTCAGTGCAAGCGGGGCGTTTGCGCAGGCGTTTAATCTTCGCGGCGGTCTGAATCTGGCAAATATGTACGTCACGGTTGATGATGATACCGAGAGTGATGATTTCAAGCTGGGTGCACATGTGGGTGCTGCGTTGGAGCTTGAGTTGGCCGATGTGCTCGCCCTCGAGGTCGGTTCGTTCCTTTCCAACAAAGGGTCTGTATTCAAGGATGGGGATTTTACTCAAACCATAAGCCTGTGGTATCTGGATGTGCCGGTACTGCTGAAGCTCGGTGTCGATGTCGGCGGGCCGAAGATCTTTGCCGCTGCCGGTGGGTATGTCGGATTCGGATTGGCAGCCAATGTGTCAGCCGAGATGGATGGTACCTCAATCTCTGCCGATATCGACTGGGGTTCAGATCCCGGCGAGTTGAATCGGCTTGATTTCGGCGCTACAGTTGGTGCAGGTGTAGAGGTCAATAATGTACTGCTGGGTGCGTATTACAATCATGGCTTCGCAAACATGTCGAACGTTGACGACGTAAGCATGACTAACCGGTTCTTCCAGTTCTCGGTGGGCTACAAGCTCGAGCTGTAG
- a CDS encoding adenylate kinase, translating to MKLVFLGPPGAGKGTMAGKLALEKDLVHISTGDIFRAAIRNETELGKKVKGILASGDLVPDELTIALVQERLEQKDTANGYILDGFPRTITQADALSEFANLNGVINFAISDTEVVRRLSGRRVAPASGRIYHIEFDPPKTAGKDDETGEELIIRDDDKEDAIKHRLEVYRSQTQPLIDYYRSRDQLHDLNASPAPDAVYTALLQLLDSL from the coding sequence ATGAAATTAGTATTTCTCGGCCCCCCGGGTGCCGGAAAAGGCACCATGGCCGGAAAGCTTGCACTCGAAAAGGACCTGGTGCATATCTCGACCGGCGATATCTTCCGCGCAGCGATTCGGAACGAGACCGAGCTGGGAAAAAAAGTAAAGGGGATCCTCGCCTCAGGTGACCTGGTGCCCGATGAATTGACCATAGCACTGGTCCAGGAACGCCTTGAGCAGAAGGACACCGCAAATGGATATATTCTCGATGGCTTTCCCCGGACAATTACCCAGGCAGATGCTCTGAGTGAGTTTGCCAACCTGAACGGGGTTATCAACTTCGCCATCTCCGACACTGAAGTGGTACGCCGGCTATCCGGGCGACGGGTAGCCCCTGCCTCTGGCAGGATATACCATATTGAATTCGATCCACCCAAAACAGCTGGCAAGGACGATGAAACCGGCGAAGAACTGATAATTCGGGATGATGACAAGGAAGATGCAATCAAGCATCGCCTGGAGGTGTACCGCAGCCAGACACAACCACTGATCGATTACTATCGATCACGCGATCAGCTCCACGACCTGAATGCCAGTCCGGCTCCGGATGCGGTATACACCGCACTGCTACAGCTGCTTGACTCACTGTAA